The Bradyrhizobium guangxiense genomic sequence ACGCTGCCGCGCCTCTGTGAGCAGCGCGAAGATGTCGACCTGCATGCTGGAGAAGCGCAGCTGCATCTCCTCGGTGATGATCTTGCGCAAGGGGATGATCTCGCGCTGGTAGTGGCCGGCGATGTCGTAAGCGGAGCGATAGACACGATAGGCATCGCGCGCCTCGGAGCGCACATTGACCGCGCGCTCGGTCAGGCGGTTGAAGGCAAGGTTGTAGGTCTCCGCCGCCTGCCGCATGCGAACCTCGCCGCCGTCGAAGATCGGGATCTGGAATTGCACGTCGAAGCCGCGTTCGCGGAACGGCGGTCCTTCCGGATCCTGGGTACGGCGGGGGATGCCGGCGAGATCGAGCAGGGGCACGAAGCGCGTCGCCTCGGTGAGGTTCAGCGCCTTCGCCAGCGCGTTCAGCTCCAGCCGCGCGATCTGCAGGTCGATGCGATGGGCCACAGCATCGGCTTCGATCGAGGGCAGTGACTGCGGCCGGCGCGGCAGGGGCGGCAGTTGATTGGGCAGACGAAAGTCGAGACCGCCGTCCCACAATCCCATCAGGCGCGCGAGCCTTTCGCGCGCGCTCGTTGCCGCCTGTCGCGCGGTGGCGAGGTCGGCGGTGGTCTCGGCATAAAACACCTGCTCGCGGGCCTGGTCGAGCTTGTTGAGCGAGCCGGTTTCCCCGAGCTTGGCGGCGAGCTGGGCGGTGGATTCCGCCGTCGCCTTCGCGTCGGTCAGCAGTGCCACCATCTCGTTGCCGGCAACAGTGCGCAGATAGGCGCGGCGCACGTCGGCGGCGAGCCGCAGCGTCGCCAGCGCGGCGCGCAGCTGCGCTGCGCGGAAGCGTTCCCGAGCGATCTCGGAACGGAACGGCAGGGGGGCGAGTGCGAGGATGTCGCCGACCACCTGGCGCTCGATCTCGCTGCCGCCGTCGCCGGAAATCCGCGAGAGCGAGAACGCCGGATTGGGCGGCAGGCTCTGCTCCACCAGATCGGTCTCGGCCAGGGCCAGCTCGTTATAGGCGGCCTGCAGCCCCTTGTTGTTGAGCAGCGCGATCTGCACGGCGGCGTCGGCACTGAGCGTGCGTGCCAGCAACTCGCGAACGCGGGCGTCGACCGCGGCGGCTCCTTCAGCCGAGTGCACGAAGGCGATATCTTTCTTAATGGTCTGGCTCGTCAGATCCGAGACCGTCGTCATGCCGCCGTCGGGCGAGAACGCGGCGCAGCCGGAAAGGCCGAGCGCAGTGAGGACGGGCAGGCTTCGCGCAAGGTGGCGTATCATGGCGCGCTCCTACCGGTCTTGCTTCGGCTGCGGCGTCACCGCCTCGTTGCGGTTACGCCACGGCGCCGGCGTCGCCGGCCGCAGGCTGGTATAGGGCGCAATGGTCGAGCGATAGCCGACTGCGGCGACCTTCGCCCCCGGATCGGCGGGATCGGTGCTGGCGACCTGTGTCGTTGCCGGCATGCAGCCGGACAGCACCAGCGCAGCAAAGGCCGGCAGCAGCCAACTGAATCGAAAATATCGTCGATCCACCGCAGATGCGGCGGATTTCGCCTGGGAAAGCGCAAGCATGATTCATCCCTGATCTGAAGGACCACAGGTCCGCGCGCGCAGGAGCGCGCGCTCGGCCCGAAATCGTCGTGTCAGATCAGGCGATGGGGGGACGGTAGCGCTGGGGCGGTGCCGTGCTGCGCAGGCTTGCCGCGATCTCGGGCGCGCAGGTGGATGTCGGCTGGACCGGTGTCGCCACGACCGGCAGATCGGCCGGCAACGCGCTGACGCACATCATTGCACAGCACGGCCCCACGGTTCCCTTGCCGCCATGATGATCC encodes the following:
- a CDS encoding TolC family protein, producing the protein MIRHLARSLPVLTALGLSGCAAFSPDGGMTTVSDLTSQTIKKDIAFVHSAEGAAAVDARVRELLARTLSADAAVQIALLNNKGLQAAYNELALAETDLVEQSLPPNPAFSLSRISGDGGSEIERQVVGDILALAPLPFRSEIARERFRAAQLRAALATLRLAADVRRAYLRTVAGNEMVALLTDAKATAESTAQLAAKLGETGSLNKLDQAREQVFYAETTADLATARQAATSARERLARLMGLWDGGLDFRLPNQLPPLPRRPQSLPSIEADAVAHRIDLQIARLELNALAKALNLTEATRFVPLLDLAGIPRRTQDPEGPPFRERGFDVQFQIPIFDGGEVRMRQAAETYNLAFNRLTERAVNVRSEARDAYRVYRSAYDIAGHYQREIIPLRKIITEEMQLRFSSMQVDIFALLTEARQRLAALRGAIDARQRFFLAQADLQTAVNGGGSPAAGSDNPTTIAAAAPADGGGH